CCTAATTTTGCAATTTCGATAGTAGCTTTAGTGTTCTgaaagtgaaacaagcagaatagTACTAAACATGATAGTGTTATCATGGATGATGAGGGATTATGTTATTGGTACATTTCTTGGCTTAAAGgcaatgtaataatgtaaaagtCTAACTTAAGTACATAACAACACAAAAtgtgatatacacacacatactaacaacaataacaattcTCCATAGACAAAATCTTAAACTACATTTGTAATTCCATGGGTTTTACAGTCCTCTGTTCTCCTTGATCTGACTGTGCATGGCAGGGGTCCATGtaatttgagtgtgtgtgtgtgtgtgtgtgtgtgtgtccacatgttTGATGTGGAGTGTTCTGTTTGTCACTGGAGCATGGCATCTtgtgcagcatgtcttgtgcCTTATGCTGGTTTGCCCAGTAATCAGTTCTTGGGTTGGTCATTCCAGTCCTGaaagtcaaaatccacagtgggaTTTAAGTTGGTGCCAgctcatctctgtgtgtgactggctcttagaggtgagttatgatagCCAGTGGTGGGGTCATTTAAACAAATGGTACTATCAATTCACACTGGGGTGTGAATTGGTCTTCCCATCTTGCTGGCTTTTGTAGCTTGAAGGATCAAAggtggtttgggtcagtggtctggttttgtgaccatgcaggagatggAGGGTTCCTTGTGTTGAAGAAAAttcactcaagtccttgttcaaagtttgctgtggtggaagtggtttaaTAGCATTCCGGAAATGTGGAGAGcttactgacacagagctggtcttatacagtagactgacccagagcagaagaaatgGAATGATTTTGTACAGGAAGGATCAAAGCAGTGACCAACAAATGGTGAACAGAAGATAGGAAGGGGGGGCATTTGCATATAAGATCAAGGCAAATCAAGGGGGTAAAACAGGAggggtcaaatcagcaggggtcaGGAGGTAGGAAGGACACAACTGGCATATGCTTGATCAAAGGGTTGTCTCAGACGTCACTTGATTATCAAGTCTCCAAACCAAATGTGTATTCCTCTTCACTTGTCTCatcctttctgtttgcattAGGTTGTTTAGATGGTCTGGTCAGTGAGGACCTTGGGACTCTCACTTATGTTATTTGCCAGCATGCCTGGGgtgttgaagaaagagctggtctgTTGATTGAGGCTTGTGCTGTCTGCTTTCGAAGCATGCAGGACTTTATCCTACATTGTGTAATAGTCTGGGGGGTCACAAGGGTTCCCAGGGTAACATCTAGGAAATGAAAGGCCTCTCTTGCAGAGGCTAATGCCAGTGTTCATGAGTACACCATCAGtagaacattgaacatcaattgTGTACATGATAGAGTTGTAAGTAGAAAGCCACTatccaaaaagaacattgctgcccATCTATGGTTTGCTCAAGAGCacgtggataagccagaagactgttggaaaaatgttctgtggacggatgagaccaaaattgaactttttggcttgaatgagaagcattatgtttggtgatgagccaacactgcattccagcatgaGAACCTTATCCCATTGCTGAAAAATTGGTGAATTTCATGGTTTGggcctgctttgctgcctctggaccaggaaggcttgcaatcattgatggaacTATGAATTCCaagttgtaccagcaaattctacaggaaaatgtcaaggtatctgtcCATGAACTGAAGCTCAtcagaaagtgggtcatgcagcaAAATACCGACCCTAAACACACAGTCATTCTAacaaagaatggttaaagcagaagaaagttTATGTTCTGGAATggctgagtcaaagtcctgagcttaatcctatagaaatgcCAGGCAAGGACGTGAAGCAGGCAGTTCATGCAGTGCatgagttgagactgttctgtaaagAGAAATGGGCTGAAATTCCTCCAAGCCAAtatgcagggctgataaacagttactggaaacaTTTAGGTGAggttattgctgcaaaagggggtcacaccagttaatgaaagcaagggttcacatacttttgccttacataaaatatgtaagattggataattttccacaattaaataaatgaataagtctgatgtttttgtctcatttgtttatttgggtTCCCTttgtctagttttaggacttgtgtggaaatctgattacgttttaggtcatattaTTAGCAGAAATTAGCAGAAAATTAACATTCAAATCATACTCTATgacatatataaaaatgctgaacaggcccagttgattctgattttgtatcaagatggcaGGAGGAAAAGATCTAAGTTATTTTGAAAGAGGGTTAATTGTTGGATggatatatatagagagagagagcaataaAAGTTAAGTGAGGATGTTTCCAAAATTTATCAACTAAATTGATACAAAGTtcaataaacagaagaaacctaaattaaattaatgtttgGAGTGAGCACGCTTTGCAGCAGTGCTCCTCAGTACACCTGCCCACAGTctttcaaggtacttggcaggtcgcttgttcctgcatcttggagaagtgcttctgtggatttaggtgTCTCCTCAtataatcccagactgactccatgatgttgagatcaagGCTCTGTGGGGGCattaccatctgttgcaggactccatgttcttgttgttgctgaagatagttcttaaGACTCtagctggatgtttgggctcgttgtcatgctgcagaataaatttgggaccaatcagacacttccctgatggtattgcattatggataagaatctaaacatctaaagtgcctaaaacttttacacagtactgtatccatgtatatgtatacattACCATATACATCATCTcctcaagatatttatttaaccaGTTTCCTAGAATTAAGATACAGCAAAAGTGACAACctcaaaatatgcaaataactACCAGGGACCAGAAgttttttctaaatatatttttatttgagtgaaataaaaatataagatGCATGAATCCATTCACCCTGATCCCTGTGCCTGTCTCTCCTTCTGCAGCCCTGGAGTCCAGTGTGGAATCCGCCCCCAGTGATATTGCTCTTGACACCAGTGTCACTAacatcacctcctccaccacccaGCCCTCCTCCCCCACTGACACCACAATGGACCTGACCTGCAGGCCTCGAGCAAAACGCAAGGCCACCAAGCCTGTGGGAAACAGTTTGACAGTGAGTGGTGGGGGGATCCCGGCCCCTGAGGCAGCACGCAGGGACCTTGGAAGGAGCCTAACAGATGAAGCTCTGAAGCCAGAGATCCAGACTGATAATGCGACAGAAGATGAACTTCACCCTTCTCAGCTGTCGGCCCCTGTAGCCTCAGATGAGCCCAGCCCCGACCGCCTCAACAGCCTGGGCCTGGACCTGGCGTGGATGCAGGAGAGGGTCAGTCATCTTGGTGCTGCATATGCTGTAGCACAGCTGGGCTTGGGGAACACAGAAACTGGCCACCCTTCAGCCTCCTTCCCTacacagggaggaggagacagtCTAGATGGCCCTCCGACCATGCTCTTCCCAGGTGGTGCTCATGAAATGGCAGCTTTTGCCGCCTCCTTTGACAtggcagctgctgctgcagctgctgctgtagctgcgccacctccaccccctccccctcccccaacAGCTCCTtctgccaccaccaccagccaGAGGCGGCCTTACAGGAGCAGTGCTGCTGCTAAAGAGCCTGtggtgtgtgctgtgtgtgggCGTGTCTTCCCCAGTGCTGCTGCCCTGGAGCTGCACCAACGGATTCACACAGGGGAGAGACCCTACACCTGCCCCCACTGTGGAAAGGGCTTTGCCCAGCCCAACAATCTGCGGGTCCACCTCCTCATCCACACTGGGGAGAGACGTTATCGATGTACACTGTGCGGGAAGAGTTTCATCTCATCCAGCCACCTAAAGAGGCACCGCACGGTCCACACGCAGGAGAAGCCCTACAGCTGTTCCCGCTGTGGACAGTCCTTCAGCCAAATGTGTAGCGTTCGCAGACACCGGCAGCAGTCTCAGTGTGGCCTgtagactgagagagagaaatggatgGCATCTGGAGTTTGGACTAAGTAGGATCAAAATCCTACAACAGGGGAATTCATGCATCTTATGTAAGCATGATTAAAGGAGAACCAACGCTGTGCCCTGTGATATCATGACATGTAGAGATAATATTTGTTCTAGATTTCTAGCAGTAATCTGTGAATTCTGTCTTAAGGTGGATTTTGCTTTTAAGCTCTCTCAATCTTTATTTACTCCTTGTTTCAAACTGTGAGAGGATCACGGAATGGACTGTAAAAGAGTGCCTGAGACAGTATTGGAAAGAGTGCGATAACAATCCATCCGTTTGTCAAAAAGaattttgtttactttgattGACTATCcagaaaatatatacagtacactgtatatatacatatatatacataaggTGATCCTGCAGAAGAGGGTTATGGTTCATATTGGATCTGTCCAGTGGCCATCTGATGAAGTAGGATTAATGATGTTTTGAACTCTCGACAGATCCATAATATCTAAGTAATCAGAAATACATCAGAAATACATGAGCAGTTAAGCACAACAACATAAATCTATATTTGCCTTATCTTACTGTAATCTCTACAACCAGATTCACATTTCCAGACACCTCcagcttttgttgtttgttttagggACTGCTTGCACTACAAGATTTCATTTCTCACACTGCAAAGACATATTCCAACATTAAAGGATGCAGAAACGTCCTTAGTGGAGTTCTAATTGAAGCATTTACACTTTTTGACTGGAGGCAGGGGAAACCTGTTAGCGTGGTCAGCCTAGCTCAGTACAAAGTTGCAAAACTACACATTCCAACAACTCCAAAACTGTCTttactgacatactgtattttatgtactcaacatactgtatgtagtaatGAAAAAGTAGAAATTGTGATTTCAGGAGCAGATATCTGTGGAGCTAAACAATAACTGCATGCAGCAGCATTTCTGAAGCCCTGTCTTCATAACAGGGTTGCTATATTTGAGCACTGTCTTTAAACCTGGGCTTGGGATAGCTTAGGATGTGTTAGTGACTAGCTTGCAAGCtaaaaagaaattcaaaaaGATATCAAAATAAGACATCTTTGGAGGTGTTGGATGTCATAAGGTAGCTAGCTAACAAGCTAATTGTTTATGTCTGCCTTCAGTCTTTGCACCAAGCTAGGTTGTCCATGTCCTGAACCTATCTGTACTGGACATTCAGctattaaattataataatctTCTTTTCTGTCAGAGTAATAAGactattaaatatattttccaaaatgtagGGCTCTCCCATTAAGGCTCTTTGAATGTTCCCATTGCATTCACTTAAAGACAATGACAAAATCTGGGGGCAGTGCTGATACACAATTTAGTCATGTGTTTTTCATGATGTCATTTATCATGTATAGTCGGTGTTGTTCATATTGCAACAGTGTCATTAATGAGTGGCCTTCTTAAAGCAGCCAGGTCTTGAGCATTAGCCTTGAATGGTACATTTTGGCATGATTAAATCTTGTAGTTCAGGCCTGCACTTCACGTGTGTACATGATTACGTCTTTCACATTGATTATCAGTACATTTATTTGCACCTCATTTCTTAAGAACAAAGGAAAACATGTAATGTGCTGTCCAGAAGATTCACTTCAAGGTCTGTTTTCAGAATTGGGATATgaaataaccctaaccctaaagtTTTAGTTTTTGGGTGCAAGGTACTGTGTTTTAATCCCCCTCCCTCATCTTTTCACAGGTTGAACCCCTGAGGTTTAACTTCCTTTTAATTTCAATCATCTTTTTACCAATTAAATATCAAAGAACAAaggactgtaaaaatgtaaagtatataTATCAGAGAGTCTTGTTTGTATGTGTAGGTGTTTGGATGTAATTGGCACTAGCTGTAGGTTGCACAGCTATAACAACTATTTTGCTTTTTAGTATTCTTTCATGACATGTTCcagtgtttaaaaatgtatggtTATTATTAAACATGTAAAAGGTTTGTTTGCAATGAACTTTGGTCTGCTGCGGGTAATTTCTGTGATGTTATCTCATGTGCAAATTACTGGAGCCTCTATTTAATCTGGACTCTCTGTGggaatgttgtgttttcagccaTTCACATATCAAAAGACATTCATAGGAGTTTAAGTTATTAGTCTTAAAATTGACAAAGTAAAGaaggtacagtatgtgaatTTGACTTGTCTACAGGGTGATGAGaggtaaagaaaaatatacagtCCCAACAGTAAGCATTtgaacagttacacatttttgtttgtcaggCTCTGCTTGAGCCCATtcaattgtaaattgtaaaaaaatgcACACTTCATTAAAGTGCAAAGTCTCAGCTTAAATTTGAGTAGGTTTATATCAatatagaaagaactgtgtgggagataCAGCCCTTTTAACACATAGTGTCCAAAGTTTAGTGTGTCGTTTAGTTCTGCACAAAAGAGCTCAGGTGTGGCTTAGATTCAATTGATAGTTGAGAGTTCCCATTTAGATTGAGGTGGAGTTTTCTGTCAATACGAGGAGTAAAGAGGTGACCATGCAAGAGAAGGGAATTAAAGGGAGTTGGTTTGCCACAATCAACAGTTGGATACTTCTAATAAAGCAGGTGCACACAGGAAAACTAGAAACGAGGCTTGTAGAATGAGGAGCAGAAGTCTTGTGGATGAGCAGAAAACCATTTGCATGGTGAAGAAAAAGACCCTTATGATTGCACAGCAAGTCAGGAATGCTCTCCAGGATGTAGGCAGACATGTTTCCTTGTCAACGATCAAGAGAAGATTTGATGAGCATAACAGAGGATTCAGCACAAGATGCAAACCCCTGGTAAGCCTCAAAAACAGAAAGGCAGGCTGCAGTTCacagaaatgtagaaaaagaaaGCGTTAGAGTTCTGGAACAAAGTTCTGTGGactgatgaaataaaaatcaacatctATCAAAATTATGGAAAGAGTAAAGTGTGGAGAAAAAAGGAACAGCTCGAGACCCAAAGCATAGCACCTCGTGTCAAACATGGTGGTTCTGTTGTGGCTTGGACATGTATGGCTGGCAATGGAACTGGCACACTTGAatttactgatgatgtcactgctgACAGAAGCAACAGGATGACTGCAGAGGTTATACTGGAGCATTCTGTGTGCTCACATTCGGACAAATGCATCAAAACTCATTGGAGCACATTTGATCCTTCAGCAGGGCAACCATCCTAAACATAGCCAAAGCAACCTGTGAGGAAGCCTGGCCATAGTGGCTAGGAAGGTGGTAGGAGGTAGACTCAGACTTTTATTGAATGagtaaaaactgatttattcaaTCCAGtgtaccaaaaaaaacaaacaaaaggtgtctcaaaaaatgaaatggacACAAGCAAATCAAAGTTAACTAGCTTAACTCAGGTTAACGCAAACTAAGGCATGATTAGGAGCACACAGCTACACTGTCATCCCCAAATTTCTGCTCCCCCTAAACCTATATCTCTCTCGTTATATAGGCCCTCCAATCTACCAGGCAGAACCATATTTATTGCAGGGGGGTCCTTTCCCTTATACCACCTGGCATTATAACAATGCTACTTGTATCAGCCaacattgtttacacaaaacacatccacaGTATTAAACCTCAACCTGAGCCAAAACAAGTACAAATAATATAGATagtaaaccaaacatttaactaagTAACATAAAATCCCCCATATTTGGTCTAccccagt
The DNA window shown above is from Thunnus maccoyii chromosome 2, fThuMac1.1, whole genome shotgun sequence and carries:
- the LOC121884061 gene encoding zinc finger protein 853-like isoform X3: MMADCVGFQAQIASIIEILANSAVAEICKLVDDGYAALRSQMDQEREKSEKENDALRQKLREMDVKMRSYERKMRRRSQREEMHAVHFRPPEGPDDHQASVPPLCATSEDRPFHQISKQEETTVLPLVKQEKLERDDCNLDLKVEVNIRAECGLTAALESSVESAPSDIALDTSVTNITSSTTQPSSPTDTTMDLTCRPRAKRKATKPVGNSLTVSGGGIPAPEAARRDLGRSLTDEALKPEIQTDNATEDELHPSQLSAPVASDEPSPDRLNSLGLDLAWMQERVSHLGAAYAVAQLGLGNTETGHPSASFPTQGGGDSLDGPPTMLFPGGAHEMAAFAASFDMAAAAAAAAVAAPPPPPPPPPTAPSATTTSQRRPYRSSAAAKEPVVCAVCGRVFPSAAALELHQRIHTGERPYTCPHCGKGFAQPNNLRVHLLIHTGERRYRCTLCGKSFISSSHLKRHRTVHTQEKPYSCSRCGQSFSQMCSVRRHRQQSQCGL
- the LOC121884061 gene encoding uncharacterized protein LOC121884061 isoform X2, yielding MMADCVGFQAQIASIIEILANSAVAEICKLVDDGYAALRSQMDQEREKSEKENDALRQKLREMDVKMRSYERKMRRRSQREEMHAVHFRPPEELEEKADTTLDTAIVALSKGPDDHQASVPPLCATSEDRPFHQISKEETTVLPLVKQEKLERDDCNLDLKVEVNIRAECGLTAALESSVESAPSDIALDTSVTNITSSTTQPSSPTDTTMDLTCRPRAKRKATKPVGNSLTVSGGGIPAPEAARRDLGRSLTDEALKPEIQTDNATEDELHPSQLSAPVASDEPSPDRLNSLGLDLAWMQERVSHLGAAYAVAQLGLGNTETGHPSASFPTQGGGDSLDGPPTMLFPGGAHEMAAFAASFDMAAAAAAAAVAAPPPPPPPPPTAPSATTTSQRRPYRSSAAAKEPVVCAVCGRVFPSAAALELHQRIHTGERPYTCPHCGKGFAQPNNLRVHLLIHTGERRYRCTLCGKSFISSSHLKRHRTVHTQEKPYSCSRCGQSFSQMCSVRRHRQQSQCGL
- the LOC121884061 gene encoding uncharacterized protein LOC121884061 isoform X1, with amino-acid sequence MMADCVGFQAQIASIIEILANSAVAEICKLVDDGYAALRSQMDQEREKSEKENDALRQKLREMDVKMRSYERKMRRRSQREEMHAVHFRPPEELEEKADTTLDTAIVALSKGPDDHQASVPPLCATSEDRPFHQISKQEETTVLPLVKQEKLERDDCNLDLKVEVNIRAECGLTAALESSVESAPSDIALDTSVTNITSSTTQPSSPTDTTMDLTCRPRAKRKATKPVGNSLTVSGGGIPAPEAARRDLGRSLTDEALKPEIQTDNATEDELHPSQLSAPVASDEPSPDRLNSLGLDLAWMQERVSHLGAAYAVAQLGLGNTETGHPSASFPTQGGGDSLDGPPTMLFPGGAHEMAAFAASFDMAAAAAAAAVAAPPPPPPPPPTAPSATTTSQRRPYRSSAAAKEPVVCAVCGRVFPSAAALELHQRIHTGERPYTCPHCGKGFAQPNNLRVHLLIHTGERRYRCTLCGKSFISSSHLKRHRTVHTQEKPYSCSRCGQSFSQMCSVRRHRQQSQCGL